In Alphaproteobacteria bacterium, the genomic stretch ACTATAACTTTTACTAAGATTAATGCTGTAGCTAATAAAGTTATACTTATAAATTTTTCGCTAATCAGGATTAAGTCTAAGTGCATACCAATTTCGGTGATAAAGAAAAAACCTAAAAACAAACCTTTAAACGGATCTATAGTGGATTTTACTTTATGTTGAAATTCTGTTTCTGCAATTATTACTCCTGCTATAAAAGCACCAAAGGCTAGTGATAAACCCATATAATTAGTTAGCCATGCCGCCCCAAGAACCACAAATAAAGTAGTTGCTATAAATAAATCCTCATGTTTTTGCGATGCTATAATATGTAAGATAGGTCTTAGCAAATATCTTCCTACTAAAATGATAACAGATAAAGCTAAAACAGATTTAAATATAATCATATAAGAGGTATTCAGTAAGTTAATATTATCCCCACCTAGAACTGGTATTAATACAAATAACGGTATTACAGCTAAATCTTGAAGTAGTAAAACGGACAGACTTATTTTTCCAGTTGTAGTATTAGCTTGATGTGTTTCAGCCAAAACTTTTAGTACAATTGCAGTAGATGATAAAGCTAAACCTGTTGCTACAACTATTGTTAATGGAATATCTTTTAAAAAAGGAGCTAAAATTAGGGCAAATACTAATGATGTTACTAAAAATTGACCTGAACCCAAACCAAAAATCATTTTACGCATAGCCATTAATCTATCCATGGTTAGTTCAAGGCCAATTACAAATAACAAAAATACAACACCAAACTCAGCAAGAGACTTGGTTACATCGTTATATCCTGCAATATTAAGACCAAAAGGTCCTATTAATGCGCCAGCTGCTATATAACCAATAACAGGGCTTAAGCGTATTTTGCGAAATATTACTACAACTAAAACAGCAAAAAATAATATGGTTAAAACATCTGGTAAAATGTCATGGTTACCAAAATTATGAGTATTGGCTAGGCTATCAGCTAAAAATTTTATAAAATCCAAAACATTAAAAAGTTAAGTTGCTTTTGAGTTATAATATAAAAATTACAAAGCTAAACTAAAAATTTAGAATTTTTTTTGCCATTTGTAAAATTATTTTAGAGTTTTTGTTGTTTTGTTCAAATAAGGATTGGTTATTTTCAGAGAGAAAAGGGATGTTTTGATCATGTTCTAAAGTTCCTATTTTCTTAATATTATGTGCTTTGCAGAAATCTTGCGTCTTATTTTTATATAATTTGTTAGCCATATTTTCGATGAGTCCAATAATATTAATATTTGCTTTATTCATTAAATCTATAGTTCTAACTGTGTCAATTAGTGCAATTTGTTGAGGTTGAGTGATTATAACAGCTTTTGCCTCAGGGAAATTTTTTAATAGTGATAAATAAGTATCTCCAGTGCCTGGTGGCATATCAATAAACATAACATCCAAATCAGACCATATGGTCTTGTTGATTAAATTGTTAATAGCTTTACTTATCATTGGGCCACGCCAAATAAGAGCACTCTCCTTAGGGACCAGAAAACCCATTGAGTTTAGCTGTAGGTTTTTTACCGTAATTGGTACCATTAAATTATGTTTTATTTCTGGTGCTTGTTGCTTTATACCACATAGATGGTGAATTGAGGGTCCATAAATGTCAGCATCCACAATTGCTGTATTATGCTTTAAAGACTGACTAGCCAAAGCTAAATTATAGCAAAGGGTAGATTTCCCCACACCTCCTTTGGCACCACAAATTAAAATGATTTTAGGCTTGTTTTCTTTTATTTTATTTTTAATATTGAAATTTAGCATATGAAGCTTAAGAAGATTAATAACTAATTATTACAATATGTTGACAAAAATAGCCAGTTTATTCGAAAATCCTTGGGGAGAAGATAATACGCAGAAAAAGAAACCTGCAAATAACGCAAACAAAGACCAAGCAGCACAAGATCTAGAGCTGCTTTACAAAAAATATAAAGGTAGTTTTGATAAATTTAATCCTAACTTTAATTCGTTCAAAGGCATAATTTTAGGTTTTTTAGCTTTTATTGTATTGTGGCTCTTAACTGGTTTTTACACAGTAGGTCCAGATGAACAAGGTTTAGTTTTAAGATTTGGAAAATATAATAGAACCGTATCACCTGGTTTGCATTATCACTTACCTGCACCTGTTGAAAAAAAGATTAAAGTTAAGGTAACTAAAATCAATTTAATAGAAGTTGGCTATCGCTCGATAGGTAACAATGTTCAGTCCAGAACAGAAGAAAGTTTAATGTTAACTGGAGATGAGAACATAGTCGACATCAATTTTGAAGTACAATGGCGTGTTAAGGACGCATATAATTATCTATTTAATGTTAGAGATGCTTTTTCAGGTAATACGGTAAGAAGTGCAGCAGAAAGCTCAATGAGAGCTGTAATTGGTAAGACAAACATAGCCGTTGCATTAGCGGAAGGAAGAAGCCAAATTGAAGAGGAAAGCAAAATGTTATTGCAAAATGTTTTAGACTCATATGAAGCAGGTGTAGATATTGTTAGATTACAGCTATTAAAGGTTGATCCACCTTTACAAGTTATAGATGCGTTTAGAGATGTGCAGACCGCAAAATTAGATAAAGAAAAATCTATAAATCAGGCTGAATCTTATAAAAATGACATTATTCCTAAAGCTAGGGGAGATGCACAGAAAAACATAGAAGAGGCTCTTGCTTACAAAAACGCTAAAATTGCAGATGCAACCGGTAAGTCAAAGAGATTCTTACAAGTTTACAAAGAATATTCCAGAGCCAAAGATATCACTAGAAAAAGACTTTATATTGATACTATGACAGAAGTTTTAGATAAGGCTAATGTAACAATAATAGATGGCAGTGTGTCAAAAACAGGTGTTATGCCTTATTTACCTATAAATGAATTAAACAAAGTGAGAAAATAATGAAAAAATATTTAGCCCTTAGTGTAGTTGTAATTAGTCTATTTTTTATACTAAACTCATTTTACATTTTAACTCAAATTGAACAAAGTGTAGAGCTTAGATTTGGAAAAGCAGTGGACCAAGAAATAGAACCTGGTTTAAAGTTTAAAGTTCCATTTGTAGATGATGTAGTTTTCTTTGATAAAAGAATCTTACATATAAATGCAGCATCTAAAGAGGTAATAGCATCTGATCGTAAGAGATTAATCGTCGATGCTTTTGCAAAATATAAGATCACAGATTCACTGTTGTTTTTTCAATCAGTAAGATCCGAGAAATCAGCAGAAATAAAACTTAGTTCAGTTATTGAGTCAAGCTTGAGGCAAGTTCTTGGTAATGCTCCATTAAGTGCTTTATTACAAGAAGATACAAGAGCTTCAATTATGTCTGATATTAGAGATATCGTAAATGATAAAGCAGCTAGTTTTGGCATTGAAGTATTAGATGTGAGAATAATGAGAACTGATTTGCCTAAAGAAAATAGTGCGGCTATTTACAGAAGGATGCAAACAGAAAGAGAAAGAGAAGCTAAAGAGTTTCGCGCAGAAGGCCAAGAAGAATCTAAAAAGATAATTGCCAAGGCAGAAAGAGAAAAAGTAGAAATTATAGCTAATTCATTGAAAGAGTCAGACATTATTAAGGGTGCTGGAGATGGAGAGTCTACCAAGATATTTGCTCGTGCATATGGTAAAGATCCGGCTTTCTTTGAGTTTTATAAAACTTTAGAAGCATATAGAACATCATTAGCTTCTTCCGATAAGAACATAGTAATTTCACCAGATAGTAGATTTTTTAAATATTTGAATAACATCTATAGATAGATGTGTATCTTGCAGAGATTTATTTATATATTTTTATTTTCTGCCATTTTTCTAAATAGCTTATCTGCAAATGATAAAAACATTGACATATGCTCGCTTAGTTTCCCTTCTTTTTCACATACGGTAGCGAAACTACTTCCTACAGTTGTAAATATATCTACCAGCAAAAGCATAACTAAAAAAGGAGTTGATTTACCAGATTTATTGCCAGAACTTCCTGAAAATTCACCATTTGAATTTTTCTTTAAAGATTTATTTGGTAGTGGTATTATAGCAGATAAAGTTGAAACTGTAACTTCGCTAGGTTCAGGATTTATTATTTCTGAGGATGGTTATATTGTGACAAATAACCATGTATTAGATAGTGCAGAAATAGTTGATGTTAAATTAAATGATGGTCAAATAGTAAGAGCAAGAATTATTGGTCGAGATATAAAATCTGATCTTGCACTTTTAAAAATCAAAACAAAAGATAAGCTTCCTTTTATTGAAGTAGGGGATTCAGATAATTCTGCGGTAGGTGACTGGGTAATTGCAGTTGGCAACCCTTTTGGTCTGGGTGGTACAGTTACAGCTGGAATTATCTCTGCAAGAGGGCGAAATTTAATGGTTGGTAGTAATATAGATTTTATTCAAACAGATGCTGCAATTAACAAAGGTAATTCTGGTGGCCCTATGTTTGATAGTAAAGGTAAATTAATTGGTATTAACACTGCAATATTCTCTAATGCTGCTGGTGGTAATATTGGTATTGGTTTTGCTATTCCAGCAAATACAGCAATACCAGTTATAGCACAATTAAAAGCTAGAGGCAAAGTAATTAGAGGCTGGCTTGGTGTTAGTGTACAATATATGGACCCAAATATGGCTGATGCTCTTGGGCTTGAAAAAACCTATGGAGCTTATGTTATTTCTGTTATAGCTGATAGTCCGGCGGAAAAATATGGTTTACAGCCAGATGATTTAATTGTTGAGATATCAGGTAAATTAATAAATAGTCCTCAACTACTTGCGCAAATTGTTTCTTCTACAGAAATTGGGGATAAGCTAAATTTAAAAATATTACGCTTTGAAAATGGAAAGTTAGTACCCAAAAATATAATTGTAGAAATTGAAAATATTCCAAGTGAAGATAAAAAGAAAATTCAAAAGAAAACAGGCATAACTTATAAGGAGTATTTGGGTCTTAAATTAACAGAATTAAATCACAGATTTAGAAATGATTATGCAATCCCAGAAGAGCTAAATGGAGTTTTAATCATAGGTTTTGCTGATAATTCAAAAAATAATATTACAGGTGTAATCGAAGGAGATGTTATTAGTAAGATTAATCAAGAGCAGATAAAATCATTTAAACAATTAAAGAGAATTATTGAGAGAAATCGTAAATTTGGAAAAAAATATGCAGTTTTATCAATCAAAAGGGGTGAACTTACCGTGATTGCAACTGTTAATATAGAGTAAAAATGTTGAGTAAGAAGTCGGAGGGTATTATGTGGGCAATTATTAGTTCCTTTTGGATCTCAATAATGCTTTGTTTAGTTAGATATATATCTGAATATTATAACGCATATATTATAGTATTTTGGCGTTTGTTTTTTTCCCTATTATTAATGTTACCATGGTTAATTAGAAGTGGTTTTCATGTCTTAAAAACTTCAAAATTAAAATTATTTTTTTTTCGCGCTGTAATTGGTATAATTGCTATGCTAATTTGGTTTTATGCTTTAGTTAGATTACCTTTACCCCAAGCAACATCACTTAGTTTTACTGGCCCTATTTTTACTACTATTGCAGCAATAATATTTCTCAAAGAAAGACCTGGAATATATAGAATATCAGCTATTTTGGTAGGTTTTACAGGTGTCTTAATAATTGTAAGACCTGGTTTTATTGATTTTAATTTGGCAACTATATTAGTCTTAATATCTACTTCATTATGGGCAATAGCTGCTATTATTATTAAAAAATTATCTGCAACAGAGCAGCCAAAATTAATTACATTTTATATGGCATCAATGATGATGCCAATAGCTCTAATTTTCGCTGTATTTAACTGGCAAATAATAGAGCTAAATCATGTTATATGGTTATTGTTAATTGGTTTAACCTCTAATTTTGCTCATAATGCACTGTCTAAATCTTTATCACTTGCAGATGTAACTGCAATTATGCCATATGATTTTATTAGATTAGTTTTTGTCGGGATTTTTGCGTATATTTTATTTAATGATCAAACAAATATTTATGATATTTTAGGCTCTTTGGTCATCATAACTAGTAATATTTATATATCTTATCGTGAAAATAAACTTAAGAAATTAGATTTAGCAAAGGTTAAAAAGATTAAGAGTTTAATTTCAAATTAGTTAAAAAAGCTAATTTAAATCATTAGCCGTACAAATGTTTGAATTTGTTATAAGTTCTAAACGAAGCATTTGTAGCTCTAGTAATTTCTGTCGCATAAGTAATTTTTTTTTTAGTATAATATCTATTAAGACTTAAAAGCTAGCTATCGCAAATTATTAAACTGATTAAATTATTTAATTTATTGAAAGCAAAATCTTTAAAAAACTAGCAGGAGAATTAACTATTAAGTTAGTAATGCTATGAGCAGCCAAAGCTAGAAAATAATTTAAGAGAATAGCCTTAAAGAAAGTTTTGTGCTAATTAAAAACTAGCTAAAAACTCATCTAAATTATCTGGTTGTTCGATATTAAATATGTTTAAATCAGGTTCTATTCTTCTAACTAGACCAGTTAAAACCTTACCTGAACCAATTTCGATAATATCAGTTACACCTAGATTTTTAAGTTCTGTTACGGTTTCACGCCATCTAACTTTAGAAGTTACTTGTTTTACTAACAATTCTTTAATATTAGTAGAATTCTGCTCTGCTTTAGCGGTTACATTAGCAATAATTGGTATTAAAGGTTGGTTAATTGTGATATGCTGCAGAGCTTTAGCCACTTTATCACCAGCTTCTCTGACTAATTCAGAATGAAAGGCACCACTTACTGGTAGTGGAATTATTTTTTTAGCTCCAAATTCTTTACCAAGCAATATGGCACGGTCAATTGCGGTTTTATGCCCACTAATTACTATTTGTCCTAAAGAATTGTCATTTGCGATTTGGCAAACTTCATGTTTAGCCGCTTGTTTTACAATTTTTTCAGCAGTTTCAAAGTCAGTACCGATAATAGCCGCCATTGCACCTTGAGTTTTATCACCAGCATCACGCATAGCCTCACCCCTTACTTTGAGGATTTTAGCTGTATCTGCAACAGATAAAGCATTAGCAGCAGCTAGAGCAGAATATTCTCCCAAAGAATGGCCAGCTGCATAAGTTGCTATTTCATTTATGTCCTTTTTAGCTGCGATTAATAAGGTTTTTAAAATAGCGATGGATACAGCCATTAATGCTGGCTGCGTATTTTCGGTTTTAGTTAATTCTGTAATTTCACCTGAAAAAATTAATTCGGATAAATTTTGTTCTAAAACATCATCAATTTCTTGGAATACTTCTTTTGCTGAAGCAAAGTTATCGTAAAAATTCTTACCCATGCCAATTTTTTGAGATCCTTGACCAGGAAAAATAAAGGCTATTTTTTTTGTCATTTTATATAGTTTTAGTTTACTGATAAAATATTCAAATTAGTTAAATTTACAAGAAATATGTAATTGTGATTTTTGTTAAGTTTATAAAAAGTAAATTTCACACAGGTAATTATAGTTTTTATATTTGAACCAAAATGGCTTGTGTGTCACTTAAAAATATGCTATAATATGTTTTGTTAACTTAGAAATACGGATTAGATGAACAGTTTTACTAGAATAATTATCATGACATGTTGTTTTTTGTTTCTTGGCTCTTGTGTCAGAGAAATGTGGAGCATGCCCAAATCATGGAATTGGGGTTTTAGACCAAGGCCTTATATGGCAAGAGGTTTGCCTGATGGTGATGATGATTATTCATATGGTTTTAGAGATGGTTGCAAATCAGTACTTTCCTCAGTAGGAGAGGGAGGAGTTAGAAGTATAAAATCAGTTTATGATGGCTGGTTACTTACTTCAAATTCATTTTATGCGTCTGGCTTTGTTGATGGTGAGGAGCATTGTACATATATTTACGATTGGGAAATCACTTAAGTTGAGATTTATATGAGAAAAAAAAGTTTTTTAATAATAATATTTTATATAGTTTTCTTATCTGGTTGTAACAAGACTTTGGATTTCCTATCTAAATCAGCTATTTTAGATATGACTCCTCCACCCGGACCACCTGAGTTTCAGGCTGCTTATGTTGATGG encodes the following:
- a CDS encoding Do family serine endopeptidase gives rise to the protein MCILQRFIYIFLFSAIFLNSLSANDKNIDICSLSFPSFSHTVAKLLPTVVNISTSKSITKKGVDLPDLLPELPENSPFEFFFKDLFGSGIIADKVETVTSLGSGFIISEDGYIVTNNHVLDSAEIVDVKLNDGQIVRARIIGRDIKSDLALLKIKTKDKLPFIEVGDSDNSAVGDWVIAVGNPFGLGGTVTAGIISARGRNLMVGSNIDFIQTDAAINKGNSGGPMFDSKGKLIGINTAIFSNAAGGNIGIGFAIPANTAIPVIAQLKARGKVIRGWLGVSVQYMDPNMADALGLEKTYGAYVISVIADSPAEKYGLQPDDLIVEISGKLINSPQLLAQIVSSTEIGDKLNLKILRFENGKLVPKNIIVEIENIPSEDKKKIQKKTGITYKEYLGLKLTELNHRFRNDYAIPEELNGVLIIGFADNSKNNITGVIEGDVISKINQEQIKSFKQLKRIIERNRKFGKKYAVLSIKRGELTVIATVNIE
- the hflK gene encoding FtsH protease activity modulator HflK, with the translated sequence MLTKIASLFENPWGEDNTQKKKPANNANKDQAAQDLELLYKKYKGSFDKFNPNFNSFKGIILGFLAFIVLWLLTGFYTVGPDEQGLVLRFGKYNRTVSPGLHYHLPAPVEKKIKVKVTKINLIEVGYRSIGNNVQSRTEESLMLTGDENIVDINFEVQWRVKDAYNYLFNVRDAFSGNTVRSAAESSMRAVIGKTNIAVALAEGRSQIEEESKMLLQNVLDSYEAGVDIVRLQLLKVDPPLQVIDAFRDVQTAKLDKEKSINQAESYKNDIIPKARGDAQKNIEEALAYKNAKIADATGKSKRFLQVYKEYSRAKDITRKRLYIDTMTEVLDKANVTIIDGSVSKTGVMPYLPINELNKVRK
- the hflC gene encoding protease modulator HflC, whose product is MKKYLALSVVVISLFFILNSFYILTQIEQSVELRFGKAVDQEIEPGLKFKVPFVDDVVFFDKRILHINAASKEVIASDRKRLIVDAFAKYKITDSLLFFQSVRSEKSAEIKLSSVIESSLRQVLGNAPLSALLQEDTRASIMSDIRDIVNDKAASFGIEVLDVRIMRTDLPKENSAAIYRRMQTEREREAKEFRAEGQEESKKIIAKAEREKVEIIANSLKESDIIKGAGDGESTKIFARAYGKDPAFFEFYKTLEAYRTSLASSDKNIVISPDSRFFKYLNNIYR
- a CDS encoding potassium transporter, whose protein sequence is MDFIKFLADSLANTHNFGNHDILPDVLTILFFAVLVVVIFRKIRLSPVIGYIAAGALIGPFGLNIAGYNDVTKSLAEFGVVFLLFVIGLELTMDRLMAMRKMIFGLGSGQFLVTSLVFALILAPFLKDIPLTIVVATGLALSSTAIVLKVLAETHQANTTTGKISLSVLLLQDLAVIPLFVLIPVLGGDNINLLNTSYMIIFKSVLALSVIILVGRYLLRPILHIIASQKHEDLFIATTLFVVLGAAWLTNYMGLSLAFGAFIAGVIIAETEFQHKVKSTIDPFKGLFLGFFFITEIGMHLDLILISEKFISITLLATALILVKVIVTTLICLAFRKKFPVSLNAALLISQTGEFAFVLFEMARKQNIMTTEMFQHLSVVVGISMAITPLLALIGRKYEDKIAYQKQLKQKNQDFVLTSNSVIIAGFGRVGNTIASILEKEKVRYIAVDNNNKIVATYHKKNIPIYYGNMADNSFLHSLDLEDSPTVILTMTNKTALKQTINLIKKNYPNIQLIVRALDIDHYEQLEKIKAKQFIIPEVQETSLQMTRVALNLMGESDEHIKETIQQYRSKKF
- a CDS encoding DMT family transporter translates to MLSKKSEGIMWAIISSFWISIMLCLVRYISEYYNAYIIVFWRLFFSLLLMLPWLIRSGFHVLKTSKLKLFFFRAVIGIIAMLIWFYALVRLPLPQATSLSFTGPIFTTIAAIIFLKERPGIYRISAILVGFTGVLIIVRPGFIDFNLATILVLISTSLWAIAAIIIKKLSATEQPKLITFYMASMMMPIALIFAVFNWQIIELNHVIWLLLIGLTSNFAHNALSKSLSLADVTAIMPYDFIRLVFVGIFAYILFNDQTNIYDILGSLVIITSNIYISYRENKLKKLDLAKVKKIKSLISN
- the fabD gene encoding ACP S-malonyltransferase; protein product: MTKKIAFIFPGQGSQKIGMGKNFYDNFASAKEVFQEIDDVLEQNLSELIFSGEITELTKTENTQPALMAVSIAILKTLLIAAKKDINEIATYAAGHSLGEYSALAAANALSVADTAKILKVRGEAMRDAGDKTQGAMAAIIGTDFETAEKIVKQAAKHEVCQIANDNSLGQIVISGHKTAIDRAILLGKEFGAKKIIPLPVSGAFHSELVREAGDKVAKALQHITINQPLIPIIANVTAKAEQNSTNIKELLVKQVTSKVRWRETVTELKNLGVTDIIEIGSGKVLTGLVRRIEPDLNIFNIEQPDNLDEFLASF
- a CDS encoding P-loop NTPase — its product is MLNFNIKNKIKENKPKIILICGAKGGVGKSTLCYNLALASQSLKHNTAIVDADIYGPSIHHLCGIKQQAPEIKHNLMVPITVKNLQLNSMGFLVPKESALIWRGPMISKAINNLINKTIWSDLDVMFIDMPPGTGDTYLSLLKNFPEAKAVIITQPQQIALIDTVRTIDLMNKANINIIGLIENMANKLYKNKTQDFCKAHNIKKIGTLEHDQNIPFLSENNQSLFEQNNKNSKIILQMAKKILNF